The Sorangiineae bacterium MSr11367 genome window below encodes:
- a CDS encoding TetR/AcrR family transcriptional regulator, whose amino-acid sequence MTQASGARRIPLQQRSRERLERILERAASLFVERGYESTTMENIAERAQTSIGSVYQFFPNKRAIFDAMAQRYIELSREQFEQLFASFAAIERWDEMLDRAIDAFAAFDRSSVVIRAVWLNLALSPEFLLAGEALNREFARRAVDLFADRAKDLSADKLLVIATMVVEHISAMMIVNVRRNDALGEAVLEETKVLLRRYLQPYLGAPEGKKSKKKSRT is encoded by the coding sequence ACTCGAGAGGGCGGCATCTCTTTTCGTCGAGCGCGGCTACGAGTCGACGACGATGGAAAACATCGCCGAGCGTGCGCAGACGTCGATCGGCTCCGTGTATCAATTCTTCCCGAACAAGCGCGCCATTTTCGACGCCATGGCGCAGCGCTACATCGAGCTTTCGCGCGAGCAGTTCGAGCAGCTGTTCGCGAGCTTCGCCGCCATCGAGCGATGGGACGAGATGCTCGATCGCGCCATCGATGCCTTCGCGGCCTTCGACAGGTCCAGCGTGGTCATTCGCGCGGTGTGGCTCAATTTGGCGCTCTCGCCCGAGTTTCTGCTCGCCGGCGAAGCGCTGAACCGCGAATTCGCGCGCCGTGCGGTGGATCTCTTCGCCGATCGGGCCAAAGATCTTTCCGCGGACAAGCTGCTGGTCATCGCCACGATGGTCGTCGAGCACATCTCCGCGATGATGATCGTCAACGTGCGCCGCAACGACGCGTTGGGCGAGGCCGTGCTCGAGGAAACCAAAGTTCTCTTACGCCGTTATTTGCAGCCGTACCTCGGCGCGCCCGAAGGCAAGAAGAGCAAGAAAAAGAGCCGCACGTAG
- a CDS encoding Fe-Mn family superoxide dismutase has protein sequence MAIDAKNFPLEGKVEGFLSNKALTEHRDVLYKGYVTQYNNIQAALEKADVTKANPHFSEWGELKRRETWAHNGVILHEWYFENIGGKGTSPGKKTVELINRDFGSLDNFKAQLLGGGKVAPVGWAVWAHSLLDNKTHVYVVEQHQNHTPWGAIPLLILDEFEHAYFLDYQTKRPDYLNKFWESIHWDVVETRANQWIK, from the coding sequence ATGGCGATCGACGCGAAGAATTTCCCGCTGGAAGGCAAAGTGGAGGGCTTTCTCTCCAACAAAGCCCTGACCGAGCACCGCGACGTGCTCTACAAGGGATACGTCACGCAGTACAACAACATCCAGGCTGCGCTGGAGAAGGCCGACGTCACGAAGGCCAACCCGCACTTCTCGGAGTGGGGTGAGTTGAAGCGCCGCGAGACGTGGGCGCACAACGGCGTCATCCTGCACGAGTGGTACTTCGAGAACATCGGCGGCAAGGGCACCTCACCCGGCAAGAAGACGGTGGAGCTCATCAACCGCGACTTCGGCAGCCTCGATAACTTCAAGGCGCAGCTGCTCGGTGGCGGCAAGGTCGCGCCGGTGGGCTGGGCCGTCTGGGCGCATTCGCTGCTCGACAACAAGACCCACGTCTACGTGGTGGAGCAGCACCAGAACCACACGCCGTGGGGCGCCATCCCGCTGCTCATCCTCGACGAGTTCGAGCACGCGTACTTCCTCGATTATCAAACCAAGCGTCCCGACTATTTGAATAAGTTCTGGGAAAGCATCCATTGGGATGTCGTGGAAACGCGCGCCAACCAGTGGATTAAATAG
- a CDS encoding PilZ domain-containing protein, translating to MDEGKKRIAERVTINKEFESFDAFIQEYVTNISASGVFIKSTSVLPVGTRVNLRFTVIMDDIETIEGIGEVVRVEKDPPGMGVVFRELSAYSKDLIEKLLTHRSTL from the coding sequence ATGGACGAAGGCAAGAAGCGCATTGCCGAACGCGTCACGATCAACAAGGAATTCGAGTCGTTCGACGCGTTCATTCAAGAGTACGTGACCAACATTTCGGCGAGCGGCGTCTTCATCAAATCGACGAGCGTGCTTCCCGTGGGCACCCGCGTGAATCTCCGATTCACCGTGATCATGGACGACATCGAGACGATCGAGGGCATTGGCGAGGTGGTGCGCGTGGAGAAGGATCCGCCCGGTATGGGCGTGGTTTTCCGCGAATTGTCCGCCTACTCGAAGGACTTGATCGAGAAGCTATTGACCCATCGATCGACGCTCTGA
- a CDS encoding Rne/Rng family ribonuclease has product MSKNILVISVDIRETRVALIEGGIIAELHIERRGKSAYTVGNVYLGKVTRVLPGLQAAFVDIGQERAAFLHVEDLIRPDDFETYLAGGAKRVKEGTALPEVTGDEELDAEAEEILETAPPPTAKSVENVAASLEPEADPAHQNGAALDHDVVQIDDRIEDSRVSLPALAVAIDDEDDDEPEEQDEQDEEEEGPSSEDSIDEDEPSRLDLADEASRLDLTDEEPSRVDLADEAAPSLDSIDDEDDDEEGTRPTNPEIEAAAPVASSPELPVAAAEAEDAPALEARDDAEDAAWDAPPDFPAAPRATLEPLPDFPGMPGFTITDPNAPVPRAPSPPRANNERNARGTRGQSNKRSRHRRGRDRDQDRERRGGRGDNRDRDGREGRDGRSRGDRSSMPNRISKTTPIRDVVREGQEIIVQVTKDPIGTKGARCSSHVSLPGRYVVYLPTVEHIGISKRIGSEKERHRLREAIETVKPPSGGLIVRTVAEGLTKKQLKQDVGYLVRLWGEIAKKKEEGARSPAVLMSELDLVLKTARDLFTDEVHQIVIDDRHQYERLCRFVEMFAPDRLKDIVYYSGDEPIFDAYGIEDEIGRALSRKVPLPSGGYLIIDQAEALTAIDVNTGRFVGKGSKDMEETILKTNLEAVHEIAYQLRFRNIGGLIILDLIDMERHQNREKVRRSLEELLQKDKAKTTLNRISDLGLIEMTRKRTRESLGRLLHEPCFYCDGTGQLQSKETIAYEILREIRRKRGDLPGYTVLVNAHPAVADVLANKEKEAVADAENRYMRKITVIPRKEYHLEQFDLQGK; this is encoded by the coding sequence ATGTCGAAGAACATCCTTGTTATCAGCGTCGATATTCGAGAAACACGCGTAGCCCTCATCGAGGGGGGCATCATCGCCGAGCTGCACATCGAGCGGCGCGGCAAGAGTGCCTACACCGTAGGGAATGTGTACCTGGGGAAGGTCACCCGCGTGTTGCCGGGCCTCCAGGCCGCCTTCGTCGACATCGGGCAGGAGCGCGCCGCGTTCCTCCACGTCGAAGACCTCATCCGACCGGACGATTTCGAGACCTACCTCGCTGGTGGCGCCAAGCGCGTCAAAGAGGGCACCGCCCTGCCCGAGGTGACCGGCGACGAGGAGCTCGACGCCGAGGCGGAAGAAATCCTGGAGACCGCCCCGCCGCCGACGGCCAAGTCGGTGGAAAATGTCGCGGCCAGCCTGGAGCCGGAGGCCGACCCGGCCCACCAGAATGGCGCTGCGCTCGATCACGACGTCGTCCAAATCGATGACAGGATCGAGGACTCGCGCGTCAGCCTGCCCGCGTTGGCGGTGGCCATCGACGATGAAGACGACGACGAGCCCGAGGAGCAGGACGAGCAAGACGAAGAAGAAGAGGGCCCGTCGAGCGAAGACTCCATCGACGAGGACGAACCTTCCCGACTCGATCTCGCCGACGAGGCTTCCCGACTCGATCTCACCGATGAAGAACCGTCGCGCGTCGACCTCGCTGACGAGGCGGCCCCGTCGCTCGATTCCATCGACGACGAGGACGACGACGAAGAGGGCACCCGCCCGACGAACCCGGAAATCGAGGCCGCCGCACCGGTGGCTTCGTCCCCGGAGCTGCCCGTCGCCGCCGCGGAGGCCGAAGATGCCCCCGCGCTCGAAGCCCGCGACGACGCGGAAGACGCCGCCTGGGACGCGCCGCCGGATTTCCCTGCGGCTCCCCGCGCGACGTTGGAGCCGCTTCCCGATTTCCCGGGGATGCCTGGCTTCACCATCACCGATCCCAACGCGCCCGTTCCCCGCGCACCGAGCCCGCCGCGCGCCAACAACGAGCGCAACGCCCGCGGGACGCGCGGCCAATCGAACAAGCGATCGCGCCATCGTCGTGGACGCGATCGCGATCAGGATCGCGAGCGACGTGGAGGACGGGGCGACAACCGGGATCGCGACGGGCGCGAGGGACGCGACGGGCGTTCACGCGGCGATCGCAGCAGCATGCCCAATCGCATCTCCAAGACGACCCCGATTCGAGACGTCGTGCGCGAGGGGCAGGAGATCATCGTCCAGGTCACCAAAGACCCGATTGGCACCAAGGGCGCGCGTTGTTCGAGCCACGTCTCGTTGCCTGGCCGTTACGTCGTGTACCTGCCGACGGTCGAACATATCGGCATTTCCAAGCGAATCGGCTCGGAGAAAGAGCGTCACCGCCTGCGCGAAGCCATCGAGACGGTGAAGCCCCCGAGCGGCGGTCTCATCGTGCGCACCGTCGCCGAAGGCCTCACGAAGAAGCAATTGAAGCAAGACGTCGGTTATCTCGTTCGATTGTGGGGCGAGATTGCCAAAAAGAAGGAAGAGGGTGCCAGGTCGCCGGCGGTCCTCATGAGCGAGCTCGATCTCGTACTCAAGACGGCGCGCGATCTCTTCACCGACGAAGTGCACCAGATCGTCATCGACGATCGCCATCAATACGAGCGTCTTTGCCGCTTCGTGGAGATGTTTGCTCCGGATCGTCTGAAGGACATCGTCTACTACTCGGGAGACGAACCCATCTTCGATGCCTATGGAATCGAAGACGAAATCGGCCGAGCGCTTTCGCGCAAAGTGCCGCTCCCGTCAGGTGGATATCTCATTATCGATCAGGCCGAGGCCCTCACCGCCATCGACGTGAACACCGGTCGATTCGTGGGCAAAGGCTCCAAGGACATGGAGGAAACCATCCTCAAGACCAACTTGGAGGCCGTGCACGAGATCGCCTATCAGCTCCGATTCCGCAACATCGGCGGCCTCATCATCCTCGACCTGATTGACATGGAGCGGCACCAAAATCGCGAGAAAGTGCGCCGCTCGCTCGAGGAGCTCCTTCAAAAGGACAAGGCGAAGACCACGCTCAATCGCATATCCGATCTCGGCCTCATCGAGATGACCCGGAAACGCACTCGAGAGAGCCTCGGTCGTTTGCTCCACGAGCCCTGCTTTTATTGCGATGGCACCGGGCAGCTCCAATCGAAGGAGACCATCGCGTACGAAATTCTGCGCGAAATCCGCCGGAAACGCGGGGATCTACCGGGCTACACCGTGCTCGTGAATGCCCACCCCGCCGTGGCCGACGTGCTTGCCAACAAGGAAAAGGAAGCGGTCGCCGACGCGGAGAACCGCTACATGCGCAAGATCACCGTCATTCCGCGCAAAGAGTACCACCTCGAACAATTCGACCTTCAGGGGAAGTGA
- a CDS encoding ABC transporter permease: MTALNEVGLIASREMRKNLRSLKGLALVILSLLGAIAVAFLINKGHKLQEGRFGAEELRAGQEMVLSQAYDDPQMGKYLAEAPAVLLALLAITIWLSPLIAGVLGFDAVSGELQHRTVRYWTVRARRASYFAGKVLGLWGVVAALTLVMHVFIWVVTLIVGGAGTAPVSATVGWGFQFYLVTLPISAAWCGLVILISAQFRNPIFTLFVISAAFGGLWIVNIIGRVAQVKPLTYLYPNSYDGLLLSPHLNKVALGAAICFGICALATAVGTIVFVRRDV; the protein is encoded by the coding sequence GTGACCGCACTGAACGAAGTTGGCCTCATCGCGTCCCGTGAGATGCGGAAGAATCTGCGGAGCCTGAAAGGACTCGCGCTGGTCATCCTGTCCCTGCTCGGGGCGATCGCCGTCGCGTTTCTCATTAATAAGGGGCACAAGCTGCAGGAGGGGCGCTTCGGGGCCGAGGAACTGCGGGCCGGGCAGGAGATGGTGCTCTCCCAGGCCTACGACGATCCGCAGATGGGCAAGTACCTCGCGGAGGCGCCTGCGGTGCTCTTGGCGCTGCTGGCCATCACCATTTGGCTCAGCCCGCTGATTGCGGGCGTTCTCGGCTTCGACGCGGTGTCGGGCGAACTTCAACACCGCACGGTGCGGTATTGGACCGTGCGCGCGCGGCGGGCCTCGTACTTCGCCGGCAAAGTGCTGGGTCTCTGGGGCGTGGTCGCGGCGCTCACCCTGGTGATGCACGTCTTCATTTGGGTCGTGACCCTCATCGTGGGCGGGGCGGGGACGGCGCCCGTCTCGGCCACCGTGGGATGGGGCTTCCAGTTTTACCTGGTGACACTTCCGATCAGCGCGGCATGGTGCGGATTGGTGATCCTGATTTCCGCGCAATTCCGTAATCCGATTTTCACCCTTTTCGTGATCAGCGCGGCGTTCGGCGGCCTTTGGATCGTCAACATCATCGGCCGCGTGGCGCAGGTCAAACCGCTCACGTACCTGTACCCCAATTCGTACGACGGGCTTCTTCTGTCGCCGCATTTGAACAAGGTGGCGTTGGGGGCGGCCATCTGCTTCGGCATTTGCGCGCTGGCCACGGCAGTGGGCACGATCGTGTTCGTGCGGAGGGACGTCTGA
- a CDS encoding ABC transporter ATP-binding protein, whose product MSPETSLAREQEKIDDATASTTTTAQEKPKKKKVAEAAVRMKHVTKRFGSKLAVDDLSLEIRAGRVYGLIGPNGAGKTTTFSMLAGYLQPTDGSIEVLGFSPHQVSELKSRVGVLPQDAILPPLDKVGEFLMHMARLQGTSRDRAESMARAVLDEVEGRDWWNQRCASLSHGMAKRVQLAQALLGEPDVVLLDEPTGGLDPRSAYEVRQLIKGRKGRCTLIVSSHNLQELEEICDGAAILDRGKLVASGTIAQLTGASEEVHVKIGRPPRGMDASAYRATSADSIVSRGIQRVRDLPVVKRVEYDDEKSELVVYFERSGEVDAEMVIGHVLWALLQEQVRISGVIKGRGLERRVMDLTDEED is encoded by the coding sequence ATGTCGCCGGAAACGTCATTGGCGCGCGAGCAAGAGAAGATCGACGACGCGACCGCAAGCACGACCACGACCGCCCAGGAAAAGCCCAAAAAGAAGAAGGTGGCCGAAGCCGCCGTGCGCATGAAGCACGTGACGAAGCGCTTCGGTTCGAAGCTCGCCGTCGACGATTTGTCGCTCGAAATTCGGGCGGGCCGCGTGTACGGCCTCATTGGGCCGAACGGTGCGGGCAAGACCACGACGTTCTCGATGCTGGCCGGCTACCTTCAACCGACGGACGGCAGCATCGAGGTGCTGGGCTTCAGCCCGCACCAAGTCTCCGAGTTGAAGTCGCGCGTGGGCGTGCTCCCACAAGACGCGATTTTGCCGCCGCTCGACAAGGTGGGCGAGTTTCTCATGCACATGGCCCGCCTTCAGGGCACCTCGCGCGATCGGGCCGAGTCCATGGCCCGTGCGGTGCTCGACGAGGTGGAGGGGCGCGACTGGTGGAACCAGCGCTGCGCGAGCCTGTCGCACGGTATGGCCAAGCGCGTGCAGCTCGCGCAGGCGCTCTTGGGCGAGCCCGACGTGGTGTTGCTCGACGAGCCCACCGGTGGTCTCGATCCGCGCAGCGCCTACGAGGTGCGCCAACTCATCAAAGGGCGCAAAGGGCGCTGCACGCTCATCGTCTCGAGCCACAATCTGCAGGAGCTCGAGGAAATCTGCGACGGCGCGGCGATCCTCGATCGCGGCAAGTTGGTCGCCTCCGGCACCATCGCGCAGTTGACCGGCGCGTCCGAGGAGGTGCACGTCAAGATCGGGCGGCCGCCGCGCGGAATGGACGCGTCTGCCTACCGCGCCACATCGGCCGACAGCATCGTCTCCCGCGGCATCCAGCGCGTGCGCGATCTGCCCGTGGTCAAACGCGTGGAATACGATGACGAGAAAAGTGAACTCGTCGTGTACTTCGAACGCAGCGGCGAGGTCGATGCCGAGATGGTGATTGGCCACGTTCTGTGGGCGCTCTTGCAGGAGCAAGTGCGCATCAGTGGTGTGATCAAGGGCCGCGGCCTCGAACGGCGCGTGATGGATCTCACCGACGAAGAAGACTGA
- a CDS encoding cation:proton antiporter yields the protein MIRAIMLLAIVVILIAAARSFLPQETSLVGSGAALAFGFVLLAALQSGTIFASLRLPRLTGYLMCGFIAGPSCFNFVTEGMVHDLKLVNGVAIGLIALSAGGELSFRRLRPRFRAILSVGAVSIVIAILCISSACFLLSSRLPFMDGMSTFHRFVVSLTMGVVLSALSPAVTLAIVAETGSSGPISETILGIVIMADLAIVFTFAGANALANAVFGAVGGGSGGGFVELMIHIFGSIGVGSVLGLVLAFYLKKIAQRVALFVFGICFLCAEAGTRLHLDPLLMCLVAGLFLENATSIEGAKLVHDIESASMPVFAVFFAVAGAGLHWDILKRVLVVAVILAVVRAIALVVGSHIGMALGKVPAFHRKIIPYGTISQSGVAIGLCILLAKHFAGWGEQAATCLLGAVMINELIGPVLFRNALMRSGEAGRRQAVAGAH from the coding sequence GTGATCCGCGCCATCATGCTCCTGGCCATCGTGGTGATCCTCATCGCCGCGGCCCGGTCGTTCCTGCCGCAGGAGACCTCGCTCGTGGGCTCGGGTGCGGCGCTCGCGTTTGGCTTCGTGCTGTTGGCGGCCCTGCAATCGGGCACCATTTTCGCGTCGCTGCGGCTGCCGCGCCTCACCGGTTACTTGATGTGCGGCTTCATCGCCGGCCCGAGCTGCTTCAACTTCGTCACCGAGGGCATGGTGCACGATCTCAAGCTGGTGAACGGCGTGGCCATTGGCCTCATCGCGCTGTCGGCCGGCGGGGAGCTGAGCTTTCGCCGGTTGCGTCCGCGCTTCCGCGCCATTCTGTCCGTGGGCGCGGTGTCCATCGTCATCGCGATCCTGTGCATCTCGAGCGCGTGCTTCCTGCTGAGCAGCCGACTGCCCTTCATGGACGGCATGAGCACCTTCCACCGCTTCGTGGTGTCGCTGACCATGGGGGTCGTCCTCTCGGCGCTCTCGCCCGCGGTCACCTTGGCCATCGTCGCGGAGACCGGCTCCTCGGGTCCGATCAGCGAAACCATCCTCGGCATCGTGATCATGGCCGACCTGGCCATCGTCTTCACCTTCGCCGGGGCGAACGCGCTCGCCAACGCGGTCTTCGGGGCCGTCGGCGGCGGCTCGGGAGGCGGATTCGTCGAGCTGATGATCCACATCTTCGGGTCCATCGGCGTGGGCTCCGTGCTCGGTTTGGTCCTCGCGTTTTACTTGAAGAAGATCGCCCAGCGCGTCGCGCTCTTCGTCTTTGGTATCTGTTTTCTCTGCGCCGAAGCCGGCACGCGGTTGCATCTCGATCCGCTTCTCATGTGCCTCGTGGCCGGTCTATTCCTAGAGAACGCCACATCCATCGAGGGCGCGAAGCTCGTACACGACATCGAGTCCGCATCGATGCCGGTCTTTGCGGTCTTCTTCGCCGTCGCCGGTGCGGGATTGCACTGGGATATCCTGAAGCGCGTGCTCGTGGTCGCGGTCATCCTGGCCGTCGTGCGCGCCATCGCGCTCGTCGTGGGGTCGCACATCGGCATGGCCCTCGGCAAGGTGCCCGCGTTTCACCGCAAAATCATTCCATACGGGACGATCTCACAGTCCGGCGTGGCCATCGGCCTCTGCATCCTCCTTGCGAAGCACTTTGCAGGTTGGGGCGAGCAGGCCGCGACCTGTCTGCTCGGGGCTGTGATGATCAACGAGTTGATCGGGCCCGTGTTGTTCCGCAATGCGCTCATGAGGAGTGGCGAGGCCGGCCGTCGCCAAGCGGTCGCTGGCGCCCACTGA
- a CDS encoding IucA/IucC family siderophore biosynthesis protein, whose amino-acid sequence MKTSISSSPGAAVAHLDPRTWAIVNRQHVRKIIGEFAHELLVTPELEGTVDGWGHYRLATDQANVEYRFRARILQLDHWHIDTESIERFVDGARTPLDSLALILELHTTLGIAPAMLPTYMEEITSTLYGAAYKYETQRLTAAELTRASFQEVETSMTEGHPSFVANNGRIGFDALDYRAYAPEAASPVSLIWIAVHESRAAFSSIDGLTYGDMIHEELGTTVLDSFHGILRGKGLNPESYLFMPVHPWQWFNKLASIFAPDIAAHRLVYLGSSEDRYFAQQSIRTFFNTTNPHKRYVKTSLSILNMGFMRGLSPYYMIGTPAINQWVHETIGKDAYLRENGFSILREVATVGYRNTYYEAAIPGDSPYKKMLAALWRESPIPPLTEGQRLMTMASLLHRDREGGSVLMELIASSGVGADTWLRSYLKAYLSPLLHCFYAYDMVFMPHGENLILVLQNNVPVRALMKDVAEEVAVMNKDAVLPEKVKRLAVSVPEELKVLSIFTDVFDCIFRYVGHVLVEHGIPEERFWKLVAECVHDYHRARPDLTEKFERYDLFAPEFTRSCLNRLQLGNNQQMIDLADPAKNLKFAGTLKNPIAAFKA is encoded by the coding sequence ATGAAGACTTCCATTTCGTCCTCCCCCGGCGCGGCCGTCGCGCACCTCGATCCGCGCACCTGGGCCATCGTCAATCGGCAGCACGTTCGCAAGATCATCGGCGAGTTCGCCCACGAGTTGCTCGTCACCCCCGAGCTCGAAGGTACGGTCGACGGCTGGGGCCATTACCGGCTCGCGACCGATCAGGCCAACGTGGAATACCGCTTTCGCGCGCGCATTCTCCAGCTCGATCATTGGCACATCGACACCGAATCCATCGAGCGGTTCGTCGACGGCGCACGCACGCCCCTGGATTCGCTCGCGCTGATCCTCGAGCTCCACACGACGTTGGGCATCGCCCCCGCGATGCTTCCCACGTACATGGAGGAAATCACGAGTACGCTCTATGGCGCGGCGTACAAATACGAAACCCAGCGGTTGACCGCGGCGGAGCTCACGCGCGCGTCGTTCCAAGAGGTGGAGACGTCGATGACCGAGGGGCACCCCTCGTTCGTGGCCAACAACGGGCGCATCGGATTCGACGCCCTCGACTACCGCGCCTATGCGCCCGAGGCGGCGTCGCCGGTGTCGCTGATCTGGATTGCCGTCCACGAGAGCCGCGCGGCGTTTTCATCGATCGACGGCCTGACGTACGGCGACATGATCCACGAAGAGCTGGGCACCACCGTGCTCGACTCGTTCCACGGCATCCTGCGCGGCAAGGGGCTGAACCCCGAGTCGTACCTGTTCATGCCGGTGCACCCGTGGCAGTGGTTCAACAAATTGGCCAGCATCTTCGCGCCGGACATTGCCGCGCACCGCCTCGTGTACCTGGGGAGCAGCGAAGATCGGTATTTCGCGCAGCAGAGCATTCGCACGTTCTTCAATACGACGAACCCGCACAAGCGCTACGTGAAGACCTCGCTCTCCATCTTGAACATGGGGTTCATGCGCGGGCTTTCGCCGTACTACATGATCGGCACGCCGGCCATCAACCAATGGGTTCACGAGACCATCGGCAAGGATGCCTACCTTCGCGAAAATGGATTCAGCATTTTGCGCGAGGTGGCCACGGTCGGCTACCGCAATACGTATTACGAGGCGGCCATCCCGGGCGACAGCCCGTACAAGAAGATGCTGGCGGCGCTCTGGCGCGAAAGCCCCATTCCGCCGCTGACCGAGGGCCAGCGCTTGATGACCATGGCTTCGCTGCTCCACCGCGATCGCGAGGGCGGCTCGGTTCTCATGGAGCTCATCGCGTCGTCGGGCGTGGGGGCGGACACGTGGCTCCGGAGCTACTTGAAGGCGTATTTGAGCCCGCTGCTGCACTGCTTCTACGCGTACGACATGGTCTTCATGCCGCACGGGGAGAATCTCATTCTCGTGCTGCAGAACAACGTGCCGGTGCGCGCGCTGATGAAGGACGTGGCCGAGGAGGTGGCGGTCATGAACAAGGACGCGGTTCTTCCGGAGAAGGTGAAACGCCTGGCCGTGTCGGTGCCCGAGGAGTTGAAGGTCCTATCGATCTTCACCGACGTCTTCGATTGCATCTTCCGTTACGTGGGGCACGTTTTGGTGGAGCACGGCATTCCGGAAGAGCGCTTCTGGAAGTTGGTGGCCGAATGCGTCCACGACTACCATCGCGCACGGCCGGATTTGACCGAGAAGTTCGAGCGGTATGACCTCTTCGCACCCGAGTTCACCCGGTCGTGCCTGAATCGATTGCAGCTCGGCAACAACCAACAGATGATCGATTTGGCCGATCCGGCGAAGAATCTCAAATTCGCCGGGACGTTGAAAAATCCGATCGCTGCCTTCAAAGCCTGA
- a CDS encoding PepSY domain-containing protein → MKSASVKSWYLVHKWTSLISTLFLLLLCVTGLPLIFHEEIDHALGYSAEAPDMPEPAPRANLDDIVAAAKARRPGDAMQFVFRDAEDPRLWLVRLGEKANSEDASAFYTYDGRTGAYLNEYPLNKGVTNFLLRLHVDMFAGLPGTLFLGLMGLLLVASLVSGTVLYGPYMQKLNFGTVRRDRSPRLKWLDLHNLLGIATLVWFLVVGFTGVVNTLAVPVFGQWQATQLAEMTAPYRGKPPLTEMGSVQKALDAAHAAAPGMELGFMAFPGNDFASPHHYAIFMKGTTPWTSKLLKPVLVDAQTLMVTDSRDLPWYVSTLLVSQPLHFGDYGGMPLKVLWGLLDALAIVVLGSGVYLWARRRNVSFEAWLRSMQGDKEVAA, encoded by the coding sequence GTGAAGTCCGCCTCGGTGAAGTCTTGGTACCTCGTGCACAAGTGGACGAGTTTGATCAGCACGTTGTTCCTGCTGTTGCTCTGCGTGACGGGTCTCCCGCTCATCTTCCACGAGGAGATCGATCATGCATTGGGCTACAGCGCCGAGGCGCCCGACATGCCCGAGCCCGCACCGCGCGCGAACTTGGATGACATCGTCGCGGCGGCGAAAGCACGCCGCCCCGGCGACGCCATGCAATTCGTGTTCAGGGATGCCGAAGATCCGCGCCTCTGGCTGGTGCGGCTCGGCGAAAAGGCCAACTCGGAAGATGCGTCGGCCTTTTATACGTACGACGGCCGCACCGGGGCATATCTCAACGAATATCCGCTGAACAAAGGCGTGACGAACTTCCTCTTGAGGCTTCACGTCGACATGTTCGCGGGGTTGCCGGGGACGCTCTTTCTGGGCCTGATGGGCCTCCTGCTGGTGGCCTCGCTGGTATCCGGCACGGTGCTCTATGGGCCATACATGCAGAAGCTGAATTTCGGCACGGTGCGACGGGATCGATCGCCTCGCCTCAAGTGGCTCGATTTGCACAATCTGCTCGGGATCGCCACGTTGGTGTGGTTTCTCGTCGTCGGCTTCACGGGCGTGGTGAACACGTTGGCCGTTCCGGTGTTCGGTCAGTGGCAGGCGACGCAGCTTGCGGAGATGACCGCTCCGTACCGCGGCAAGCCGCCCCTCACGGAAATGGGCTCGGTGCAAAAGGCGCTCGACGCCGCGCACGCTGCGGCACCGGGGATGGAGCTCGGCTTCATGGCCTTTCCGGGCAACGATTTCGCGAGCCCGCACCATTACGCCATTTTCATGAAGGGTACGACGCCCTGGACATCGAAGTTGCTCAAGCCCGTATTGGTCGATGCGCAAACCTTGATGGTGACCGACTCCCGGGATCTGCCTTGGTACGTGAGCACGCTGCTCGTTTCGCAGCCGCTGCACTTTGGCGACTACGGGGGAATGCCGCTCAAGGTGCTTTGGGGCTTGCTGGACGCACTGGCCATCGTGGTGCTGGGAAGCGGTGTGTATCTCTGGGCGCGCCGGCGCAATGTCTCGTTCGAAGCGTGGCTGCGCTCGATGCAGGGAGACAAAGAGGTGGCTGCATGA